A genomic stretch from Diachasmimorpha longicaudata isolate KC_UGA_2023 chromosome 2, iyDiaLong2, whole genome shotgun sequence includes:
- the LOC135172763 gene encoding WASH complex subunit 1 → MLERIEISVIHSDSRHEDTILQITDCLDNLHQAASHIFQGIDERIAEYSKRLSTIKVKTNQIESQLSYLQNTMSMKAVKMFSDPKYPAYSTYQEYHVIVDSQALPKSLHARERLTSSDKKKSKPTDSGESRTNVNYYSPEPNLKEKLQFYYVMGKSMQKRPGESLQKYNIDKVSSVSALLMNESSLEGLEQPTSSKGGAEQMQDAPDSIGQPWRSSDIESPSYLYAPMLGEVPQINVPAILPDLPGIVDDERFVLDLTSQSPIAPSSAVTSPTLRIDLPDTAIITESSENKQTDLQLDSSNLPNVGDSTLEQAPPLPPPPPPPPPAQVLPNTPSTIPVVPPITMAPPPPPPPPPPAPEADTAPEPKVPVKAPVSTGGDDRGNLMAAIRAAGGVGKAKLRQTTSIIEQTEDRFSSASVGGDLMADLHAKLAMRRKAMTGGAVGALERISRLIPPPPKPTEISDRNSATSECDSQNDNDDWE, encoded by the exons ATGTTGGAAAGGATTGAGATTA GTGTCATTCACAGTGACTCCAGACATGAGGATACAATACTTCAAATCACTGATTGCCTGGATAATCTGCATCAGGCAGCGTCGCATATTTTTCAGGGCATCGATGAACGAATTGCTGAGTATAGCAAGAG ATTATCAACTATAAAAGTAAAAACTAATCAAATTGAGAGCCAACTCAGCTACCTTCAAAACACAATGAGTATGAAGGCAGTAAAAATGTTCTCAGATCCAAAATATCCAGCATATTCGACCTATCAAGAGTACCACGTCATAGTTGACTCCCAAGCACTCCCAAAGAGTCTGCACGCTCGAGAGAGATTGACTTcctcagataaaaaaaaatcgaaacccACAGACTCTGGTGAATCACGAACAAATGTGAATTATTACTCTCCCGAGCCGAACTTGAAAGAGAAACTGCAATTTTATTATGTGATGGGGAAATCCATGCAGAAGAGACCTGGAGAATCTCTGCAGAAATATAATATTGATAAAGTGTCTTCAGTCAGTGCTTTGCTTATGAATGAATCAAGTCTAGAGGGTTTGGAGCAACCAACGTCATCCAAAGGAGGAGCTGAACAGATGCAGGATGCTCCTGACTCCATTGGACAGCCGTGGCGCTCTTCAGATATTGAATCACCTTCTTATTTATATGCACCAATGTTGGGAGAG GTTCCTCAAATAAACGTCCCAGCGATATTACCTGACCTTCCAGGGATTGTCGATGATGAGAGATTCGTCCTAGACTTGACTTCGCAGTCTCCAATAGCCCCATCATCCGCCGTAACATCGCCCACTCTCAGAATTGATCTTCCCGATACTGCCATAATAACTGAGAGCTccgaaaataaacaaactgATTTGCAACTCGATTCTTCGAATCTCCCAAATGTCGGAGATAGTACTCTTGAACAAGCTCCACCTCTGCCACCTCCACCCCCACCACCCCCGCCTGCTCAAGTACTGCCGAACACCCCGTCCACAATTCCAGTTGTTCCTCCGATAACTATGGCTCCTCCGccacctccaccaccacctcctCCAGCTCCAGAAGCAGATACAGCTCCAGAACCAAAGGTACCTGTCAAAGCTCCAGTTTCCACGGGAGGGGACGACAGAGGAAACCTTATGGCTGCGATTCGAGCTGCTGGTGGGGTTGGAAAGGCCAAATTGCGGCAAACGACGTCCATCATCGAACAGACTGAGGACAGATTCTCCTCTGCGTCTGTTGGGGGTGATCTTATGGCAGATCTACATGCAAAACTGGCGATGAGGAGAAAAGCGATGACTGGAGGGGCAGTGGGAGCCTTGGAGCGAATTTCTAGGCTGATTCCTCCTCCACCCAAGCCGACTGAAATTTCTGATAGGAATTCAGCTACCAGTGAATGCGACTCACAGAATGATAACGATGACTGGGAGTAA
- the LOC135172765 gene encoding COP9 signalosome complex subunit 2 isoform X1: MSDPEDDFMCEEEEDYGLEYSEDSNSEPDVDLENQYYNSKALKEDDPKAALASFQKVLDLENGDKGEWGFKALKQMIKINFKLNNYREMMARYKQLLTYIKSAVTRNHSEKSINSILDYISTSKNMELLQDFYETTLDALKDAKNDRLWFKTNTKLGKLYFDRSDFNKLAKILKQLHQSCQTDDGEDDLKKGTQLLEIYALEIQMYTAQKNNKKLKTLYEQSLHIKSAIPHPLIMGVIRECGGKMHLREGEFERAHTDFFEAFKNYDESGSPRRTTCLKYLVLANMLMKSGINPFDSQEAKPYKNDPEILAMTNLVVSYQNNDINQFELILKQNRNNIMDDPFIREHIEDLLRNIRTQVLIKLIKPYTRIHIPFISKELNIDVSEVESLLVSCILDSTIRGRIDQVNQVLELDKKSLGAARYNALDKWTSQLHSLHLAVVNKMS; the protein is encoded by the exons atgtcGGACCCTGAGGATGACTTCATGTGCGAGGAGGAGGAAGATTATGGACTG GAGTACTCGGAGGATTCAAACTCAGAGCCAGATGTCGATTTGGAAAATCAATACTACAACAGTAAAGCACTGAAGGAGGATGATCCTAAGGCGGCATTAGCAAGTTTTCAAAAAGTTCTTGATCTTGAGAATGGGGACAAAGGAGAATGGGGATTTAAGGCACTCAAACAGATGATAAAGATTAACTTTAAATTG AATAATTACAGAGAGATGATGGCTAGGTACAAACAATTGTTGACGTACATCAAGAGTGCTGTTACGAGGAATCACTCCGAGAAGTCAATAAACTCGATTCTGGATTACATTAGCACCTCGAAAAAC ATGGAATTGTTGCAAGACTTCTACGAAACCACACTGGATGCCCTCAAGGACGCtaaaaatgatcgattatggtTCAAAACAAACACGAAATTGGGGAAATTGTACTTTGATCGATCCGATTTTAATAAGTtagcaaaaatattgaaacaattGCATCAAAGTTGTCAG ACTGACGATGGAGAAGATGATCTGAAGAAAGGTACACAATTGTTAGAGATTTACGCTCTAGAGATTCAGATGTATACAGCACAGAAGAATAATAAGAAATTGAAGACACTTTATGAACAGAGTCTGCATATTAAAAGTGCCATTCCGCATCCACTAATTATGGGCGTAATTAGAg aatGTGGAGGTAAAATGCATTTGAGGGAGGGTGAATTTGAACGGGCGCATACAGACTTTTTCGAAGCTTTCAAAAACTATGATGAGTCGGGTTCCCCGAGGCGCACGACGTGCTTAAAATACCTCGTTCTTGCGAACAT GTTGATGAAATCCGGAATAAATCCTTTCGACTCTCAGGAGGCGAAACCCTACAAGAATGACCCGGAAATATTAGCAATGACGAACTTGGTCGTTAGTTATCAAAATAATGACATCAATCAGTTCGAGTTAATTCTCAAGCAAAATAGGAATAACATCATGGATGATCCATTCATCAGAGAACACATTGAAGATTTATTACGTAATATACGGACTCAG GTTCTGATCAAGCTCATTAAGCCTTACACACGTATCCACATACCTTTTATCAGCAAAGAATTGAATATTGATGTGTCTGAGGTTGAGAGCCTTCTCGTTTCTTGTATTCTGGATAGCACCATTCGAGGGCGGATTGATCAG gtgAATCAAGTACTCGAGCTCGACAAAAAATCTCTCGGTGCTGCTCGCTACAATGCCCTAGACAAATGGACAAGTCAACTTCACTCACTCCACTTGGCTGTGGTAAACAAGATGTCCTAA
- the LOC135172753 gene encoding mesoderm induction early response protein 1 isoform X2, which yields MLQDSRSSRATTGGGGAASAGGTRTITRRMTGNGCARRSPRTYNGGPTSDLIVNDFDDERTLDEEEAMEGSEDSHNELSNLQKEGDMPLKELLAKYYGRTSPGSNSSERLPLAREGDPDPVLQSSEKIENEGDEFEDEDEEEYEDDDSQPSLRQFYTELVKEKEAERLGTTGKSAGVARRMEAPGEGIPVENPAGADVEITNDNNPALVADEDINYEDEEDDDDSEDSDNTEVPGTTVPGVSDTVGVGGSGSSGGGSSRLLRSVSRPQSEEEDDDCDYSPDEDEWKKTIMVGTDYQAIIPEGLCRYDDALPYENEDKILWNPSFIPERETEEFLQRAQLPTHKSSLLPTGAHVRDDEQALYLLLQCGYNLEEALRRRRMNVLPPIDAISLWSEEECHNFESGLRTYGKDFHLIQKNKVRTRSVGELVQFYYLWKKTERHDIFTYKARLEKKKYALHPGITDYMDRFLEEQEGVRDRSSSPNVNCLLHGDVKRQRTNVNLSNNHEGKSVELWESQGNDEPSGIGADGDAVAEGPTNTSPSSPPSILPPPPLPSNLPATTESSTVSPTSFNPTSDPPINSVSQNHTHELYQSPPEFPTSSDIVAAHLPP from the exons ATGCTCCAGGACTCGAGATCATCGAGAGCAACCACAGGAGGCGGCGGTGCCGCTTCAGCCGGTGGAACAAGGACTATCACCAGGAGGATGACCGGGAACGGATGCGCTCGGAG ATCACCGCGCACTTACAATGGTGGCCCAACGTCAGATCTAATTGTCAACGATTTTGACGATGAAAGGACATTGGATGAGGAAGAGGCGATGGAGGGAAGTGAGGATTCGCATAATGAACTTTCCAATCTTCAAAAG GAAGGTGACATGCCTCTGAAGGAACTCCTAGCAAAATATTACGGTCGCACTTCCCCGGGGTCCAACAGTTCTGAACGTCTCCCTCTCGCCCGCGAGGGTGACCCAGACCCCGTTCTGCAGTCgtccgaaaaaatcgagaatgAGGGTGATGAGTTCGAGGACGAGGATGAAGAGGAATACGAGGACGATGATTCCCAGCCCAGTTTGCGTCAATTTTACACAGAATTAGTAAAAGAGAAGGAAGCAGAACGCTTGGGAACGACAGGAAAGTCCGCAGGTGTAGCAAGAcgaatggaagccccaggtgAAGGGATTCCGGTAGAAAATCCAGCAGGCGCTGATGTTGAAATTACTAACGATAACAATCCAGCCCTTGTTGCTGATGAGGATATAAATTACGAGGACGAAGAGGACGATGATGATAGTGAAGACAGTGATAACACTGAAGTTCCAGGAACTACAGTGCCAGGTGTAAGTGATACTGTGGGCGTTGGAGGGAGTGGAAGTAGTGGTGGAGGATCCTCACGTCTTCTCAGGAGTGTATCACGACCTCAAAGTGAAGAAGAGGACGATGACTGCGATTACAGTCCTGATGAGGATGAGTGGAAGAAGACAATTATGGTTGGGACTGATTACCAAGCGATTATTCCTGAGGGCCTCTGTCGATACGACGACGCACTACCTTACGAGAATGAAGATAAAATCCTCTGGAATCCCAGCTTCATACCTGAAAGGGAAACCGAGGAATTCCTTCAACGCGCTCAGTTGCCTACGCATAAAAGCAGTTTGTTGCCAACTGGTGCTCATGTGAGGGATGATGAACAAGCTCTCTACCTTCTCCTGCAGTGTGGATACAATTTGGAAGAGGCtttgaggaggaggagaatgaACGTACTACCTCCTATTGATGCTATTAGCCTCTGGTCGGAGGAAGAGTGTCATAATTTTGAATCCGGACTGAGGACTTATGGAAAAGATTTTCATCTTATTCAAAAGAATAAG GTAAGGACGAGATCTGTGGGTGAGCTGGTGCAGTTCTACTACCTCTGGAAGAAAACAGAAAGGCATGATATATTCACCTACAAAGCTCGCTTAGAAAAGAAGAAATATGCCCTGCATCCTGGTATAAC AGACTACATGGATCGTTTCCTGGAGGAACAGGAGGGAGTGAGAGACCGGAGCAGCTCTCCCAACGTCAATTGCCTCCTTCATGGTGATGTAAAGCGCCAGCGTACGAACGTAAATCTCTCCAACAATCATGAAGGAAAATCAGTGGAATTATGGGAGAGTCAGGGGAATGACGAGCCCTCAGGCATTGGAGCCGATGGTGATGCTGTGGCAGAGGGCCCAACAAATACCTCACCAAGTTCTCCCCCTTCTATCTTACCTCCTCCCCCGCTTCCAAGCAACCTTCCAGCAACCACTGAATCATCCACTGTATCTCCCACGTCTTTCAATCCAACATCAGATCCTCCAATAAACTCCGTATCCCAAAATCACACTCACGAACTCTATCAATCTCCCCCAGAATTCCCAACATCATCTGACATTGTTGCGGCTCATTTACCACCTTAG
- the LOC135172765 gene encoding COP9 signalosome complex subunit 2 isoform X2 has protein sequence MSDPEDDFMCEEEEDYGLYSEDSNSEPDVDLENQYYNSKALKEDDPKAALASFQKVLDLENGDKGEWGFKALKQMIKINFKLNNYREMMARYKQLLTYIKSAVTRNHSEKSINSILDYISTSKNMELLQDFYETTLDALKDAKNDRLWFKTNTKLGKLYFDRSDFNKLAKILKQLHQSCQTDDGEDDLKKGTQLLEIYALEIQMYTAQKNNKKLKTLYEQSLHIKSAIPHPLIMGVIRECGGKMHLREGEFERAHTDFFEAFKNYDESGSPRRTTCLKYLVLANMLMKSGINPFDSQEAKPYKNDPEILAMTNLVVSYQNNDINQFELILKQNRNNIMDDPFIREHIEDLLRNIRTQVLIKLIKPYTRIHIPFISKELNIDVSEVESLLVSCILDSTIRGRIDQVNQVLELDKKSLGAARYNALDKWTSQLHSLHLAVVNKMS, from the exons atgtcGGACCCTGAGGATGACTTCATGTGCGAGGAGGAGGAAGATTATGGACTG TACTCGGAGGATTCAAACTCAGAGCCAGATGTCGATTTGGAAAATCAATACTACAACAGTAAAGCACTGAAGGAGGATGATCCTAAGGCGGCATTAGCAAGTTTTCAAAAAGTTCTTGATCTTGAGAATGGGGACAAAGGAGAATGGGGATTTAAGGCACTCAAACAGATGATAAAGATTAACTTTAAATTG AATAATTACAGAGAGATGATGGCTAGGTACAAACAATTGTTGACGTACATCAAGAGTGCTGTTACGAGGAATCACTCCGAGAAGTCAATAAACTCGATTCTGGATTACATTAGCACCTCGAAAAAC ATGGAATTGTTGCAAGACTTCTACGAAACCACACTGGATGCCCTCAAGGACGCtaaaaatgatcgattatggtTCAAAACAAACACGAAATTGGGGAAATTGTACTTTGATCGATCCGATTTTAATAAGTtagcaaaaatattgaaacaattGCATCAAAGTTGTCAG ACTGACGATGGAGAAGATGATCTGAAGAAAGGTACACAATTGTTAGAGATTTACGCTCTAGAGATTCAGATGTATACAGCACAGAAGAATAATAAGAAATTGAAGACACTTTATGAACAGAGTCTGCATATTAAAAGTGCCATTCCGCATCCACTAATTATGGGCGTAATTAGAg aatGTGGAGGTAAAATGCATTTGAGGGAGGGTGAATTTGAACGGGCGCATACAGACTTTTTCGAAGCTTTCAAAAACTATGATGAGTCGGGTTCCCCGAGGCGCACGACGTGCTTAAAATACCTCGTTCTTGCGAACAT GTTGATGAAATCCGGAATAAATCCTTTCGACTCTCAGGAGGCGAAACCCTACAAGAATGACCCGGAAATATTAGCAATGACGAACTTGGTCGTTAGTTATCAAAATAATGACATCAATCAGTTCGAGTTAATTCTCAAGCAAAATAGGAATAACATCATGGATGATCCATTCATCAGAGAACACATTGAAGATTTATTACGTAATATACGGACTCAG GTTCTGATCAAGCTCATTAAGCCTTACACACGTATCCACATACCTTTTATCAGCAAAGAATTGAATATTGATGTGTCTGAGGTTGAGAGCCTTCTCGTTTCTTGTATTCTGGATAGCACCATTCGAGGGCGGATTGATCAG gtgAATCAAGTACTCGAGCTCGACAAAAAATCTCTCGGTGCTGCTCGCTACAATGCCCTAGACAAATGGACAAGTCAACTTCACTCACTCCACTTGGCTGTGGTAAACAAGATGTCCTAA
- the LOC135172753 gene encoding mesoderm induction early response protein 1 isoform X1, translating into MLQDSRSSRATTGGGGAASAGGTRTITRRMTGNGCARRSPRTYNGGPTSDLIVNDFDDERTLDEEEAMEGSEDSHNELSNLQKEGDMPLKELLAKYYGRTSPGSNSSERLPLAREGDPDPVLQSSEKIENEGDEFEDEDEEEYEDDDSQPSLRQFYTELVKEKEAERLGTTGKSAGVARRMEAPGEGIPVENPAGADVEITNDNNPALVADEDINYEDEEDDDDSEDSDNTEVPGTTVPGVSDTVGVGGSGSSGGGSSRLLRSVSRPQSEEEDDDCDYSPDEDEWKKTIMVGTDYQAIIPEGLCRYDDALPYENEDKILWNPSFIPERETEEFLQRAQLPTHKSSLLPTGAHVRDDEQALYLLLQCGYNLEEALRRRRMNVLPPIDAISLWSEEECHNFESGLRTYGKDFHLIQKNKVRTRSVGELVQFYYLWKKTERHDIFTYKARLEKKKYALHPGITRDYMDRFLEEQEGVRDRSSSPNVNCLLHGDVKRQRTNVNLSNNHEGKSVELWESQGNDEPSGIGADGDAVAEGPTNTSPSSPPSILPPPPLPSNLPATTESSTVSPTSFNPTSDPPINSVSQNHTHELYQSPPEFPTSSDIVAAHLPP; encoded by the exons ATGCTCCAGGACTCGAGATCATCGAGAGCAACCACAGGAGGCGGCGGTGCCGCTTCAGCCGGTGGAACAAGGACTATCACCAGGAGGATGACCGGGAACGGATGCGCTCGGAG ATCACCGCGCACTTACAATGGTGGCCCAACGTCAGATCTAATTGTCAACGATTTTGACGATGAAAGGACATTGGATGAGGAAGAGGCGATGGAGGGAAGTGAGGATTCGCATAATGAACTTTCCAATCTTCAAAAG GAAGGTGACATGCCTCTGAAGGAACTCCTAGCAAAATATTACGGTCGCACTTCCCCGGGGTCCAACAGTTCTGAACGTCTCCCTCTCGCCCGCGAGGGTGACCCAGACCCCGTTCTGCAGTCgtccgaaaaaatcgagaatgAGGGTGATGAGTTCGAGGACGAGGATGAAGAGGAATACGAGGACGATGATTCCCAGCCCAGTTTGCGTCAATTTTACACAGAATTAGTAAAAGAGAAGGAAGCAGAACGCTTGGGAACGACAGGAAAGTCCGCAGGTGTAGCAAGAcgaatggaagccccaggtgAAGGGATTCCGGTAGAAAATCCAGCAGGCGCTGATGTTGAAATTACTAACGATAACAATCCAGCCCTTGTTGCTGATGAGGATATAAATTACGAGGACGAAGAGGACGATGATGATAGTGAAGACAGTGATAACACTGAAGTTCCAGGAACTACAGTGCCAGGTGTAAGTGATACTGTGGGCGTTGGAGGGAGTGGAAGTAGTGGTGGAGGATCCTCACGTCTTCTCAGGAGTGTATCACGACCTCAAAGTGAAGAAGAGGACGATGACTGCGATTACAGTCCTGATGAGGATGAGTGGAAGAAGACAATTATGGTTGGGACTGATTACCAAGCGATTATTCCTGAGGGCCTCTGTCGATACGACGACGCACTACCTTACGAGAATGAAGATAAAATCCTCTGGAATCCCAGCTTCATACCTGAAAGGGAAACCGAGGAATTCCTTCAACGCGCTCAGTTGCCTACGCATAAAAGCAGTTTGTTGCCAACTGGTGCTCATGTGAGGGATGATGAACAAGCTCTCTACCTTCTCCTGCAGTGTGGATACAATTTGGAAGAGGCtttgaggaggaggagaatgaACGTACTACCTCCTATTGATGCTATTAGCCTCTGGTCGGAGGAAGAGTGTCATAATTTTGAATCCGGACTGAGGACTTATGGAAAAGATTTTCATCTTATTCAAAAGAATAAG GTAAGGACGAGATCTGTGGGTGAGCTGGTGCAGTTCTACTACCTCTGGAAGAAAACAGAAAGGCATGATATATTCACCTACAAAGCTCGCTTAGAAAAGAAGAAATATGCCCTGCATCCTGGTATAAC CAGAGACTACATGGATCGTTTCCTGGAGGAACAGGAGGGAGTGAGAGACCGGAGCAGCTCTCCCAACGTCAATTGCCTCCTTCATGGTGATGTAAAGCGCCAGCGTACGAACGTAAATCTCTCCAACAATCATGAAGGAAAATCAGTGGAATTATGGGAGAGTCAGGGGAATGACGAGCCCTCAGGCATTGGAGCCGATGGTGATGCTGTGGCAGAGGGCCCAACAAATACCTCACCAAGTTCTCCCCCTTCTATCTTACCTCCTCCCCCGCTTCCAAGCAACCTTCCAGCAACCACTGAATCATCCACTGTATCTCCCACGTCTTTCAATCCAACATCAGATCCTCCAATAAACTCCGTATCCCAAAATCACACTCACGAACTCTATCAATCTCCCCCAGAATTCCCAACATCATCTGACATTGTTGCGGCTCATTTACCACCTTAG